The Verrucomicrobiota bacterium genome contains the following window.
TTGATCGACATAAGCCGCTGTTTTTAGAATTTCTTTATTCATGATACCACCCCCTTTAATAATTTTTTCAGGTGTTTTCTCGCATAATAAATGCGCGACATGACCGTCCCTGTCGAACATTCCATTATCTTTGCGATCTCTTGGTAATCCAACTCGTCGAATTCCCTCAAGACCAAGACCGTGCGGTGCTCGGGACTGAGCTTTGCCATCGCCTCATCGATCCTGTTACGGAGTTCCTCCTTTTCTAGGGACTCCGTTTGTTTAGCCTGTACGACTAACTGGCTTTCCACCGGTGCATCCGATTCCTCCGAGGGGATTATCTCGTCAAAATCCACCATTGCATACCGGTTATGCTTTCTGAGGTGGTCGATCCCGAGATTATGCGTAATCCGATACAGCCACGTGAAAA
Protein-coding sequences here:
- a CDS encoding sigma-70 family RNA polymerase sigma factor encodes the protein MPDPSYKEMQPDETDAQLIAKAKAGDQAAFGRLVTQYYQRVFHLAMTIVRNETDALDLAQEVFVKAWLNLAKFEGKSAFFTWLYRITHNLGIDHLRKHNRYAMVDFDEIIPSEESDAPVESQLVVQAKQTESLEKEELRNRIDEAMAKLSPEHRTVLVLREFDELDYQEIAKIMECSTGTVMSRIYYARKHLKKLLKGVVS